From the Colletotrichum lupini chromosome 1, complete sequence genome, the window GTGCTCAGGTATACTCTCAACCCCTTTGAGAGGAAATGATAACAAACACTTGAGACTAACGCTCCTAGGCTCTGAGGCTACGGAATCCGCAATGAAGATGGCACGACAGTATTTTATGGAATTGTCTCCTCAGCAGCCAAAGCGGATCAATTTCATTGCCAGAGAAGGATCATACCATGGTACAACTCTTGGTTCGCTGTCAATGAGCGGGCATGTCGCGCGGCGGAGTCTCTTCCTCGATATGCTGCTTCCGAACATATACAGAGTGTCAGCTTGCAACCCGTACCGCGGTATGAGCGAGGGTCAGACCGAGCAGGAATACGTCAGTCAATTGGCCGATGAGCTGGACCAGAAATTCCAAGAGCTTGGCCCCGATTCGGTATGCGCATTTGTCGCAGAGCCTGTTGTTGGTGCAGTAGGTAGTCCTCTAATGTCTCAACTATTATAacctcgttttaatattcaTTCCCGCAGACTCTGGGTTGTATTCCAGCTCTGCCTGGATATTTCAGGGCTATTAGAAAGGTCTGCGACAAGTATGGCGCCCTACTTATCTTGGATGGTAAGAACACCGAGCCTAAGGCGCACGTCTAAAACATTTTGTACCAAATAAACACTGACATTCGCGAAGAGGTCATGTCCGGCATGGGTCGCTGCGGCTCTCTACATGCGTGGCAACAAGAGGGAGTTATCCCTGATATCCAGACACTTGCTAAAGGTCTCGGCGGCGGTTACGCGCCCATGGCTGGAATGCTCATCAATCACCGTGTGTCTGATGCTCTCAATAACGGAAGCGGGTAAGATCTCTACAGACTTCTCCTGCATAATTATCATTCAAGGTTGACGTATCACCATTCAGCTCATTTTCACACGGACATACTTATCAGGGCCATCCTGTTGGAGGCGCTGCTGCTCTCGAAGTCCAGCGAATCATCCGGGAAGAGGATCTCGTCGCAAACGTTCGAAAACAGGGCGCTCTGCTTGAGAAGCAGTTGCGGTACTACCTAGATGACCACCCTCATGTTGGCAACATCCGAGGCAAAGGCCTCTTTTGGGGGGTAAGTCTATGAGAGGCTATTCGCTCTTTGCTTTCTCGGGGCGCAAACTCACAAGCCTTTCTCCTGTAGATCGAGTTTGTCATGGACAGAATTACCAAAGAACCTTTCCCAAGATTTGAGGATATCGCGAACAAAACTCATCTTGTTGGATTCAACGACTTCAGCATCAGCTTGTATCCAGGGATGGGAACGAAAGATGGTGTTCTGGGCGATCACGTCCTTCTTGCGCCTGCATACACTAGTACAAGCGAAGAGATTGAGGAAATCGCGTCCAGAACTCGAGATACTGTCTTTCAGGTATTCGAGAGTATTGGGACTGCCACTCGTGGTTGAATATTTTTAAGCGCACTGTATGTAATCTTGGTGTTAGATGGTATTCAAGTTTCCCCTTCAAAACTGCCGAACTCAACCAAACGACATTATTAGAAGCCTGCAATTATTAAGTACGCTTTCACAAAAGTCCCTCGGGATGATAGGACCTGACGATCGCCACCCTAGTCGACATAGCAGATTCAAGCTAGCGGCAGCCTAGCCATCACACCTTGATGCGTCAGCAATCTTGTGCACCCTTTTCACGCCTTCCATTGTTTGTTTATTGAGCTTAGAGATCTCTGACTTCTTTGCCCGTGTTCCCGAAGCAAACATTTTCATTGCAAATTTGCTCAAAACGCACAAGTAGCCACCATGAGCATATATCCGAGGTGTGCTGGCGATGTGACCTTCAACACACTATCATCTAACGCGTTTTCCGAATGGCCGGAGTCCATCGCTGGCATAATATGCAAGACCCCGCCCGTCGGCCGCAACAGCGCCCCGCACTTTGCGGAATGCTGCTCCGGCACGGTCTACAACATCACGAGCCCGACGTCGTCCAACGACCAGGTGTACCCAGTCTCGTGCGCTACTTTATGTCAGATCAGTCCGGAGATGAATGCCGACAATCCGGATAACCCCTACGGGTTCAGCAACCACTTCATGTGTCTCACCGACGGCACAAGGGAGCCCTCATCCTGGGAGGTCGTCTGCGCCACGGTGACACCGCCAGGCGTGGCATGGCCTACGAGTTTTCCCAATACTCCTGTCCTCTCATGGAAGACTAGGTCTTGGACGACCGATATTTATTCGCGCATCAGCGAGGTTACGTCTGTCGTTGAAAGCCCGGCTACATCGCCAACCGCGACGGTAACGACAGATATCACAACATCCTCGTCGTCTCAAGAAGCTTCGATCTCAATGTCTGACTCAAGCGCGGCATCCACACCAATTACTACAGCTTCATCAACACATACGAGCGCAGCTGTGGCGACGCCAACAGGTAGCGGTGCCGCCGAAGGCAAGAGAGTGCATGCGAGTGACCTCACGTTGAGCATCCTGCTCCTTATAAGCGCCCTTTGTCGCGCTTAAACCCGTCGTCTCCAACGATTGAGTCAAGAAGGCTGCTGTCAAAGACTCTGAGCATGCATCCATCCGTCGCGACGGGCATTTCGTCGCCTATGTTGGATCTTTCTTGCGGGGATGACTCGCATTTCAAGCTTAACGTCAAGGACTAAGGCTGGGGTGGCCAGTCAACGTGTACTAAGTGGTAGTATGTAGTGGTCTGTGATCAATATGAGCGTATCTTTGGATAACCTTGTCCAGACGCCTAGGTGAAACCCGATGACACCCGGGATAGATTAAGTTGCCAAGCTTTGAGACAAGCATTCTTCTCGGTACAAAGACCATCTGTGCCAAGCTAATGCTCAGATGATCAACTTATTGCTTCACCGCTTGTTAACTCAAGTCCAGTTTGAGTTCATCCCCATGATCATGAATGAGAGATAGAAAGTGATATAGATTTCATGTACAATACTCCGAAGACATAACGTCATTTGGGTCTTCTAAATGAAGTCATTCCGCCTTGTAACTTCTCATAGACACACCCGACGGATTTAGCTCATCACATTGGCAGTACAACTCGACGTGAGCCACTCAAAATCCAAGAGTCTGTCCGGCCTCCTTGGTCACAGCAGCCTTCACATTGGCAGATCCAAGAAGAGAGTACGAGTAAGGAGGGCTGTTAGCATTCAATGTGCCAACTGATGCAGTGTTTTGGCTTTCACCACCAAGCACAACATCAATGGCAACAGCATACCTGTGGAGTAGGATCATTAGTCACGGAACACTGCCAGCTTAAGGTAGTCCAAAGTGGTTGAAGGCACTTACCCAATCTCCTTGCTAGACTCGCTAAATATGGCCTTCTTTCCGACATTCTCAAAGACGGAGCTCTGAATGAGAGCTTGTGCACTCATGCGAGTGTTGATGCCCGTATCCATGGTGTTGTAGAACTGGTTGTAAATATGGGCAGTTCCGAAACGCAAAAGGGGGCCACGACTGCGGACGTTGTAGAAGTGATTATTCGCATAAGTGACATGGAGGGTTCCCGTATCCTCGGCGGCATTACTGTCAGAGTGGCCAACAAGAGAGCCCTTGGAGTGGTCATGAAAGTACGTGTGGGAGATGGTGACCCAGTCAGCGGCGTGAGAGAGATCTGTCAACCCATCGTAGAAGTCCTTGTCGCCGTCGCGGGTGGCAGAAAGATCGCAGTGGTCTACCCATACGTTCTTGGATAGCTGGATGGTAATGGCGTCACCGTAGTCTGCTTCGACCTTGCTGATCTTCATGTTGCGGACGATAACATTCTTTTGTCCAAGAATAGTGAGGCCGATACCCTCGAGAGCTATAATCGAAAAACATTAGCTTTGAGGTGGTTCGAGTGAGTGGCGTCACTTACAGCTGCCCGTCTTTCCCACGATGGTTTTATCAGAGCCGACTTGGACTTTTGCCGCGCCGACAATGTTGCCTGAAACAATGACAATTCCTGGACCGGATGCAATCGCTGCGGCGGATAGTTGAGCAAGGTTCGTCACTGTAGTAGTGGTTCCTCCGGCGCCACCCTTGGTTCTAAATTTCACGGATTAGTTCAAATGTTCTGGACAACTTTGATATTGTCTACCTCACCCGCCATTCTGAGTGGCATAACCAATGTTTGCTGCATCCGTGATAGCAGCCCTCTTGTTCAGGAGACGGCCTTCAGGGTTCGTAGGAGTGGGCGAAGCCGATGCAGCGATAGCCAGAAAGGCCCAAGACGCAAAGCCAGTCAGCTTCATCGTGACAAGGATCAAGAGAGAAAAGGTGTATACAAGATGAGCAAGTTTCACGACTTCAGTGTAGCGATGGAAATTAAGCATAAGTTTTACGACACGCGGACGATGTTCGCTTATATGCCGATCGCTGGTAAATGCAGCGGCATGATGATATGACTTCTTAACTCCACAGCTCTCCTTATTTCTCCTCAACTCTGGGATTGATATGAGGCCAAGACATACATCAGGGGAGAACATCGAAGCCGACATCGTTTTCTTGGCATCGTGGCAATGTATTCCTCCAATGCTATGCATCCATAGGCTCTCAAGATGCCCTTCTAAGTGGAATGGCCGGGGATTTTCAATTTCCCCGAATGAGACGACATCGTCGCCTTTCTTAACCATGCTTCACGGAACCTAATCATGGCTGCTCAGTTGAAACGGAAACGTACCAAAAGCGTAACGGACGCAACGTGAAGTCTTTCCCCATTGGACCAGTAATCTATTCGGTTTTTTGTCCATGGTGGTGTCGTTCCCTGTTCACACGTCCAAAGGGATCGTTCTGCGGAGAAAATTGTTGTTGGAGGAAAATTGCCAGGGTCGGCCGCCCACTCGCCCAAGGCGAATGGCGGGATAACGCGTGGGGGTCCGAAGAAAACGTGATCATCTTCGGGGTGCTACACCACGTTGTCTCCACTCTGCCCCGGATTGATCGGGGCCAGCACGGCACACCGCATCGGTGGATCATAGTAGCGCCTATCTAGCGTTCGGTTCATCGTTCTTAATTCTCGGATTAAGACGATCAACGTATCTAGCGCCGACTATGAACCGAAAAGCAGACGAACGAATTCGGTAAGCATGTCGGCGACTAATAGAAGTTGAGCTGTCACCAGAATGGACTGCGATTCGGTTATGGGTGAGACATCCGGCAAAACTCCA encodes:
- a CDS encoding pectate lyase 2: MKLTGFASWAFLAIAASASPTPTNPEGRLLNKRAAITDAANIGYATQNGGTKGGAGGTTTTVTNLAQLSAAAIASGPGIVIVSGNIVGAAKVQVGSDKTIVGKTGSSLEGIGLTILGQKNVIVRNMKISKVEADYGDAITIQLSKNVWVDHCDLSATRDGDKDFYDGLTDLSHAADWVTISHTYFHDHSKGSLVGHSDSNAAEDTGTLHVTYANNHFYNVRSRGPLLRFGTAHIYNQFYNTMDTGINTRMSAQALIQSSVFENVGKKAIFSESSKEIGYAVAIDVVLGGESQNTASVGTLNANSPPYSYSLLGSANVKAAVTKEAGQTLGF